A genomic region of Raphanus sativus cultivar WK10039 chromosome 6, ASM80110v3, whole genome shotgun sequence contains the following coding sequences:
- the LOC108809299 gene encoding CASP-like protein 1B1, with protein MQMAVSKLLLAATSRKSCKVLLGLRVLAFSATLSAAIVMGLNKETKTFVVGNVGNTPVKATFTAKFQHTPAFVFFVVANAMVSFHNMLMIAMQLSGGKREFAGFHLLSVAILDMLNVTLISAAANAAAFISEVGKNGNKHARWDKICDRFVTYCDHGAGALITAFAGVVLMLIISAISISRLAQPYKCTSTVATPSVVP; from the exons ATGCAAATGGCGGTTTCAAAGCTTTTATTGGCTGCTACAAGCCGTAAAAGCTGCAAAGTACTCTTAGGGCTAAGAGTACTTGCCTTCTCGGCTACACTATCTGCAGCCATTGTGATGGGATTGAACAAAGAGACAAAGACCTTTGTTGTGGGAAACGTTGGAAATACTCCGGTCAAAGCTACTTTTACTGCTAAATTCCAACACACTCCAGCTTTTGT GTTCTTTGTAGTAGCTAATGCAATGGTGAGCTTCCACAACATGTTGATGATTGCTATGCAGTTATCTGGAGGGAAAAGGGAGTTCGCTGGTTTTCATCTTCTCTCCGTCGCCATTCTCGACATG CTGAATGTGACACTGATTTCGGCGGCAGCGAACGCGGCGGCGTTCATATCGGAAGTTGGGAAGAATGGGAACAAACACGCGAGATGGGACAAAATCTGTGACAGATTCGTCACTTACTGCGATCACGGCGCCGGAGCATTGATCACCGCCTTCGCCGGTGTGGTCCTTATGCTCATTATTTCCGCTATCTCAATATCTCGTCTTGCTCAGCCTTACAAGTGCACCTCAACCGTCGCAACTCCCTCCGTCGTCCCCTGA
- the LOC130495645 gene encoding LOW QUALITY PROTEIN: epithiospecifier protein-like (The sequence of the model RefSeq protein was modified relative to this genomic sequence to represent the inferred CDS: substituted 1 base at 1 genomic stop codon) gives MATNVLVYSYDTVKKEWKLLTKLDEEGEPKAHTYHLMASDANHVYVFGGVSKGGTNQTPVRFRTIEAYNIAAGIWVQLPDPGVQFEKFEKRGASGFIVVQGKIRVIYGFANSPDPNGKNDYESDLVNYFNPATEIWTEVETKGQKPLARRVFGHALVGKYILIFGGEIWRDPKAHLSPGTLSSEDFALNTETLVWEKFGGGTEPGQLGWPAYTSATVYGKKGLLMHGGKRPTNNPTDXMYFYAVNSA, from the exons ATGGCGACGAACGTTCt tgtttatTCATACGATACGGTGAAAAAGGAGTGGAAATTATTGACCAAGCTCGATGAAGAGGGAGAACCCAAGGCTCACACTTACCATTTGATGGCTTCGGATGCAAACCATGTGTATGTATTCGGTGGGGTGAGCAAAGGTGGGACGAACCAAACCCCTGTGCGTTTCAGGACGATCGAGGCATATAACATTGCTGCTGGGATATGGGTTCAGTTACCGGATCCTGGAGTGCAGTTCGAGAAGTTCGAGAAAAGAGGTGCATCTGGATTCATTGTGGTGCAAGGAAAGATTAGGGTGATTTACGGGTTTGCTAATTCGCCTGATCCTAATGGGAAGAACGACTATGAGTCTGATCTTGTGAACTACTTTAATCCCGCTACTGAAATATGGACCGAAGTGGAGACTAAAGGACAGAAACCTTTGGCGAGGAGAGTGTTTGGTCATGCGTTAGTAggaaaatatatactaatatttggAGGTGAGATCTGGCGGGACCCAAAAGCACATTTGAGTCCCGGGACGTTGTCCAGTGAGGATTTTGCGTTGAACACTGAGACATTGGTGTGGGAGAAGTTTGGAGGAGGAACTGAACCGGGGCAACTTGGTTGGCCCGCCTACACGAGTGCCACCGTCTATGGAAAGAAAGGCCTCCTCATGCATGGAGGAAAACGTCCGACCAATAATCCTACCGATTAGATGTACTTCTACGCAGTCAATAGCGCCTAA